The Primulina tabacum isolate GXHZ01 chromosome 16, ASM2559414v2, whole genome shotgun sequence genome window below encodes:
- the LOC142529802 gene encoding 3'-5' exonuclease-like, translating into MIHQVEFPNETHTTNFNVDFYGDSIYTTVTDDCDAVSEWISEVESIHRHRLHHLIVGLDVEWRPPFSRSPNPIAILQLCVGRRCLIYQIIHSQGIPFSLTGFLSNSNYTFVGVGIESDLEKLEQDYGLRSYVKAVDLRDLAADEFGNRDLKCKGLKDLASLVLGKEVDKPRWVTLSRWDNRRLTYDQVEYACVDAFVCFEMGRMLNAWR; encoded by the coding sequence ATGATTCACCAAGTCGAATTTCCCAATGAGACCCATACCACCAACTTCAACGTTGATTTCTACGGTGACTCTATCTACACCACTGTCACCGACGACTGCGACGCCGTATCAGAATGGATCTCTGAAGTGGAGTCAATCCATCGCCACCGCCTCCACCACCTTATTGTCGGACTCGACGTCGAGTGGCGCCCCCCCTTCAGCCGCTCCCCAAACCCAATAGCCATCCTACAACTATGCGTTGGCCGTAGATGTCTCATCTACCAAATCATTCACTCCCAGGGTATCCCCTTTTCTCTCACCGGGTTTCTCTCAAACTCTAACTATACTTTCGTGGGAGTCGGTATCGAATCTGACTTGGAAAAGCTTGAACAAGATTATGGGCTTCGGAGCTATGTTAAGGCAGTGGATTTGAGGGATTTGGCGGCGGATGAGTTTGGTAATAGGGACTTGAAGTGTAAGGGGCTTAAGGATTTGGCTAGTCTTGTACTGGGCAAAGAGGTGGACAAGCCGAGGTGGGTGACCCTGAGTCGATGGGATAACCGGCGGCTGACTTATGATCAAGTCGAGTATGCTTGTGTTGATGCTTTCGTGTGTTTTGAAATGGGCAGGATGTTGAATGCTTGGCGCTGA